CTGCATATGTTCCCAGAAAGCCAATTGGTGATGCAGAGCAGAAGCCTGAGATTCTCAGATGCTGATTGGTATAAAGTCCTTGAAGGTGATTATAGTTCTAGGACTTGAGACATTGATTGGTGGAAAGGATTGAAGGGGCAGGAGGAAAACTTGCAGATTCCAAAATGCTGGTTGGCAGGAAAGTGCCAGGGTCCTCTGGAGGAAATGCCAGGAGGAAGCAACTGTTACGTACGGGCATTACGCTCTGTTTCTGCCAGACACTCTCTTACCAGTGCCCGGGCATGAATAATCCCTGTGAAGGAAACACACAGACTAAGATACACCAATCCATCAGCTTCAGAATACAAGTCTGCTTGGCAGATTTCACTAATAAACCGTATTTTATACACATAGTGGACTTGTGTTAGTCATCACACTGCATTCCCTGCTAAGCTGTAATATTGGCTGGAATCATATTACACAACTTGCTTCTTCAGCCAATTCTATAAAAGGTCACTCTGTCTAGAAGATATTTTGATTTCATAAATAATGGACAGATTCCTGTTAGTAATACCCGCTGGGACAACTCAAGTTGTATAAACTTTTTCAGCATACTGCTACAAGTTCAGAAGATTGTGTGGGCATTTGTTGCTGCACCCCAAGTCATCTGCTATTACACTCCAAAAATTTATGTTTTGATTTGCCTCTTAAAATTTACACTGACAAGAGGTACAACACTGAATGGAACTGAAAAGATTATAAACATTATTTATGAAGGAAAAATATTCTGTATTGAGTGGCCTTTTACAGAACCAGATGAAGAAGAGAGTATGTTTTCCTAAGTGGGAGAATACAGTGCTTGTTGGTAACACGTAGGATAGCAAAAAGAAACCACAGGACAGGTAGACAACTTGCTTGGAGAAGTAGGTCAATACTTCATTGCTAAGCAAGGATTCCACCCACTGGCTACAGAGTCTAATCAGGCAGGTTCTCCCTGTTCCCAACATGACTCAGCTGTCTGCCCTACAATGTGCAGAGGTGGCCAGGTTTTTAGATTAGAGGTAGAAGATAACTTCTTATTCATCTCTGGACAAAGAGATTAAAAAAGAAGTCAGATGGAAATGAATTCACAGGAAGAACTATGTGATATTGTCCAATCAATCATTTAAAATTGGTTAGAATTagacacagaaacaaacaaaaaagtaacaccctgaaataattaattttggaaactgatgcTTTAGAATTTCTGGGAAAAATAAATCCTATTTATGTGAAATTATATTTGGAACTTCAAGAATTCTTCTACTttcagagaaaaatattttacttcATGTATTTTCATGATCAGGTATCTCCTCTGCCAGGTAAGTATACTTCAtgtattttcatatcacatgatCAGAAGGCAATAatttcctagagcagtggttcccaaccttggctaacccgggtgttcttgaactgcagctcccagaaacctcagccagcacagctggtggtgaaggcatctgggaattgCCATCTAAGAACACCTGCGTTATCCAAGGTcaggaactactgctctagaggTGTTCTGTACCTCTTTTCAGCCTCTCCATAGCGCTCTTACTGCCTGCATAGGTAGGTCGGATTTCCTTGCCCATCTCCTCAATGACAGAAAGCAAGTCTGTGTATGTGCTCTGTGAGCCTTGGGCACCTGGTGGCTTCATAGCCTACAAAATTAAAGGTAGAAAAAGTTAAGGAAACTCTTCTCCCATTATAGAAAGAACCTTCCCCAATCCCAGAACAGAAACCCACCTGCACGTAGCCCATTGATGGGGGCCCAAAATCGTTGAAGAGAGGCCGGAATGGGGCAGAAGCTCCAGGTGCAGATCCAGAAGGAGATGGGACACTGGTTGCTGCAagtaacaagaaaaaaagatagcATTTTAGCCAAGAGTGTCAAAGGTTCTCCAATACCATTGACTCACAATGCCCATTAAGCTCTTCGAAGATACAACACTGCATCTTTTATGTGTCTTCCCAGTGTGGTCAAGGTCATTTCTAATCAAGCCAATAGCTGAGGGAGTTGGAGAGTAGACTAAGAACTGTTAGTATTTTATTTAGTGCAAGCTTTGTATGCCTTCTGAACTCTCTGCAGCCAAACAACTGGCATCTGATTCTCAAATAGTCATCGTAGTTCTTCTCTGAATACCTGTACAATGTGGTTGACGTAAGCTGGCAACAGATGGATTCTCCTTGTTCCAACCTGTCCTCTAAGtataaagtaaaagaaaagggagTGGGTGTGGTACATTTAGATTAAGGACAATATACTGCTTGAAAGGCAATCTTAAAAGACCATCACAGAATCTTAACCATTGAAGGTGATGGTTTACTTCTGATTATTCAGCTCGTTTATTTCTTCCACAGGACATGATGAATTACTTCCTAAACATTCTTCCAGGAACTAAATAAGAAAATGTGTTGCATGTCTACCTCCTCTTATTACATCTGTTACGTCACAAATAattataaaagcaaagcatgtatAAGCATAAGGGTTGGCAATCCAGGGGAGgatttatttgcatttaaaatgGTTAAACTGGAATGTTTACCTTACAGAAAAGTGCCTCAAGTGTTCACGTACACAGCCAAACAGCACTTCGTTTGTTTAATGCTACTGCTGTTTCCTCGATAAAGTACTTAACACCCCATCACAGACTAATATCTGGCTTGTTTGTTATTATTTAGAGTATACCCTTCCATTACTTATGGTTGGTTGCATTTAGATTCCAAAGTTAGAGCAAGTGCAAAGAACAGCATGTTAACTTCTCACTTCATTAGTATTACAACTGCTATTCAGTTTCAATCAACCACTGTGTTGAACGCACAAGATGAATACagggaaaagaaggggagaaatgtTTAAACCCAACACTGGGCTTGTTTACATATTTTTTCAGGTTAGTGACATTGGGGAGCCATGGAAGTATTTAAGCTGGTTGGCTTCAAATAATCAGTTTTTGGCTGAAGTAAAAACGTAATCCTATTGTTTTAGCACTCTGATTTTAGGATGGGCAAGAGCAGTGGAGGAAAAATTACTGTCCCCTTTGACCCTGTTACATAGGatgggcggtcctccaagaaggaacggagccaggacagtgccaggccacctattcccaactcggagagcctccccaggaggataccgtggtcaatggtatcaaaggccgctgagatgtcgaggagaaccaacagggacactttgcccctatcggcctccctcaataggtcatcacacagggcgaccaaagccgtttctgtgccgtggcgcggcctgaagcccgactggaatggatccagagcatctgtttcatccaggagcgcttgaagctggtcggccaccaccctctcgactaccttgctaaggaaagaaatgttggcgacgggcctatagttgccaatttcgtccgccgccaaactaggtttcttcctgatgggcctaatgagtgtgtccttcagggcagatggaaatctgccctcaaggagagacccatttattatagccgtggcccactctgttgttagcggcctggctgctttgattagccaggccgggcaagggtccaaagaggaggtggtgccacgacagcggtcaagcgccctggagacagtgtcaggcgtaacaggctgaaaggtgtccaggatcaccgggcaagacggagcgctggacatctcagctcgactcactgtgctcaaaaaaggagacaggtcccagcggatggcctccacttttgattttaaaaatgctgcaaattggtccggcgaaaaactagggggaggcccatcgcccggaccaattccgtaaaggtcgcgtactatacggaataactccgcctgctggttggacgcctcgcttatccggttagcgaggtatgatctactagcagcctttaccttagcaagataaaggttagtagcgaccctgacagctatcctattgaaatccgtcgggacctttctccatttgcgctctagccgtctcctgacccgcttcctcacccggaggtcccgattaaaccagggtgccgggcggtctctgcagtggagagggcgtttaggtgcgatcatgtcaacagccctagtcgcggcagcaaaccagccatccaccagagcctcgacaggggcgccagccaggtcagccgtaacacctctcatggcatcctggaatccaaccggatccagtagccttcgagggcggaccataacaatagatccctgctccctgcaggggcagggggggagagccattttaatggtacactttattaggtggtggtccgaccatgacaagggtaccgactcaaggtcagtcaccatcggaccactctcactcccattggtagaaaaaactaggtcaagtgtatgacccccccacgtgagtggggccgttgacatgttgggacatgttcaagaaggccatggtctccaagaactcaagagctggaccagaggtctccgcccccccgtgcacgttgaaatcccccagaaccagtaggttcggggaacccaacagtgccgcggagatgaagtccaccagctccggtagggaggtggctgggtcgcggggagcacggtagcccagcaagatcccaataccatccctggccctgatagacacgtggagggcctcaagacccggctttatcaccgaggagcgcctagtgacctccaagctggatttatggacaatggctactccccccccccggccctccagtctaccctggtgttggacagcataaccgggcggacagatgagagctagagggggacccccctctccgccaatccaagtttcggttatgcaagccaggtctgcatcctcctccaggataaggtcttgaattacgtgagccttattggatacagacctggcgttcaacaacaccaggcgtagagtggaaggcaggctggtctggctaccacgatactgggggctggtctccgtctcagaacaaggaacagcctttaaacatctgtccctggTTCTTCcaacacgagcagggacggagccaacgccatatctccccctacccgtaatcacagaaatattctggggcccctcgctgggagggcaggccttctaTACCAtatcagaagaaagaaaaaaaattaaggagaaaaaaggagggggaagaagagaaaacaacTAAGTGCAAACAATCAATTAACCCAAAATAACTAACTTATACAATTAtggttgtaataataataataataaagttgaaGGTGGTGAAACAAGCTGGTGTCTTCTTGGTGTTCTGGACTATAAACTCTATCAGCCCTAGTTACCATGGCTAGAAGTCAGAAACTATGGAAGTTGATAAATGTTTGAGACAATACAGAAAGGCTTAATGCACTGGTAATCTTTTCTCCCTTTACTTCTGGAAGGAACAAATCATCCATGTATCCTTTTGGGTAGGGGCCTCCATATGGAGCACCATTTCACTGTGAACATGCACTGGCAGTGACATGAAAGAGCACAAGTGACTTCATACCGCTAGCCTAGCAAGGGAACTGTCAGCCTGATAAAAATATATGCGAGTAGGCATAAAAATAGAAACAACACTAATTTATCATGATTTCTATTTAGATTGTGTATAAGAAGCAAAAAATTGTAAGTGGTCTTTCAAGGACAGGTGCAATTACATTAATAGCTGGGGTATCTTGTAAGTAAAATGGTTAAATTCAAGGCTGCTAAATCTCAGTGATGCTGTAAAGGTTCTTAAGGCAGCATGtatgaaaaagcaaaaccaaaccaagcgTATTATAGAACCTTAAATACTAATAGGTTTATTCCAGTGTGAGTTTATGTGGATTACAATCTACTTTCTCAGTTACATGCAGTGCAATAAAACTGCAGCCTCAATAATATATTCCATATACTTATGGAAGGGGATTTTTAATTCAAGAAAGCTCATGGTGGAATAAGTCTTACAGATGCCAGAAtaattggttttgttttatttatgttacacttgcatatataaatatattccaTAAACTTTGACTCTTAAAATTTTAGAATAACTGGTCTGCCTTCATTAACATATCAATGTTGGTTTGATTCAACagcttaaaaaattaaaatattcagaaaaaatatttaaaatattctatgTTATTTCTAAATATATAGCCTTATTGCTACTAAAATTAAGCATATAATGGCCATTCCTTTCAAAcatcaaaagaaaggaaagcatttCAGTAGCAATGAATACAAAGCCCTTAAAACAAATAGCTAAACTATTAATTcataaacacttttaaaaaaagagattcttCCATTATGGTTTGGGTGTTAAACTTGTAGGCAATTTAAGGATTCTCAACTCATTCTGATTTACTTTTGCCAATCTTGGACTAAACAGTTACTTTATAACTGTTTGTCTGTGTTTTAGTCATTTGGTTTGTTTTGTCatacccaaaataaaataaatcaacccGCCTCTCACTGTAGTCTTTAGAACTTCAATTTGTCTCTCACTTTGGATTATTACATTACATCCACAGGCTACTGTCCTGCTTCAACTACTTCCCTTGAGAGTATCAacaacatctcctgaaaatactGTAAAGCCTTCTGAAAAATTGAGCACAGAAAATTAACAACACATATGTTCAGGTCATGCAAACACATAACTTCTTCCTGTCCCAACCCTGTGGTCTTGACCACAAACTTGTGGTTTTGCTTTAATTTCCTGCAGTTCAACGTTTAAGacaatttttcttctcttgaagagaaaaaggaagagatgaAAAGAGCAGTCACTTTCGTGAGACAGTAAGTACTGTACCTACCACTGCCCTCTACTGAATCTAGCCATCATTTTTTGGCAAACACCATCTTATGTGTCCCTATAAGTCCTTGCTTATAGCATGACACCatcattttaacatttcttcattctcaaAGTGAAGAACTCTCTTGTTAAATATCTTGCAGATTGTGTTGATAAATCACATGCACACATGCTGGTCATCACTATATCATTACAGTAAGAACTAGTGAGATTATTTGACTTAGGACAAGTTTATAAGAATACTGTAAATGACTTGAAAATACAGAACCTTTAACTGTGAAAAAAAATGGGAGTTATTGTATAAGTAATAAGCATATATGTAGTCAGAAACATATGGAATTAATTTGCAGGGGGGGAGGACAGTGAAAGCAAGTTAATACAGTAACTCAGATTTGAAAGGTACAGAAAAAGAACAGCAGCTACCTCATCTAGAAGATTACTTTGGACAGCTAGAGATTCGGCCCTTAGAGAGATTATTTGCTAACTCTTTTTCTTACTACAGTAGAAAGCcaaaactattttttttgttccatttagttACATTTTTGCTTTTGCAATAAATTTTCTTAAGTAGGGctattgtaagcaaagcaaacaaaaccacaCATAACATGGTAGGAACAGTTTCAAAGAACACAGCTCTTCCAAATCCACTGTGCAAACCACATAGTGTTCTAATTGAGACAATAAAGATAATGAGTACTGATTCCTGAATTATATGGAGGCAAAAGTTGCCTACCAAGAAAGAAGGCATTCTCACCTCCCctcaatattccccccccccacaaattacTAACACGCTTGGTGGACAGGTTAATAAAATTTTGCATGAGTTACAATTTATGAAGTCAACCTTACAGCAATTTTGGCGGTCTAGCCCACTGCTGTCTACTTTAAGTAGCAACAGTGCCCAGTGATACCAGGTAGGAACTTT
The Pogona vitticeps strain Pit_001003342236 chromosome 1, PviZW2.1, whole genome shotgun sequence genome window above contains:
- the CDK2AP2 gene encoding cyclin-dependent kinase 2-associated protein 2 isoform X2; translated protein: MGYVQAMKPPGAQGSQSTYTDLLSVIEEMGKEIRPTYAGSKSAMERLKRGIIHARALVRECLAETERNART
- the CDK2AP2 gene encoding cyclin-dependent kinase 2-associated protein 2 isoform X1, yielding MSYKPIAPAPTSSGAAGTSSSSASPAPGAPPVATSVPSPSGSAPGASAPFRPLFNDFGPPSMGYVQAMKPPGAQGSQSTYTDLLSVIEEMGKEIRPTYAGSKSAMERLKRGIIHARALVRECLAETERNART